One Methylohalobius crimeensis 10Ki DNA segment encodes these proteins:
- a CDS encoding transposase, translated as MNNPSTRMYVTVTQVLKQAPWRDMRHLSTVAWMIAGLLLSGGIGLSRWVVYVDSRARYAQSIERRFRRWLSNGRIDVNEVYAGLLKGWLPTGEERRVYVALDTTMLWNSFCVIQVALVYRGRAIPVAWKVKRQPSASVAFQVYRSVLAQSVSRLKGFEVILLADRGFCHLQLVRWIKRTPDWHCRIRMKRNTPAWRWSGAGYRPLKWCVDAGQVRYYHTVYLWKVHEAVNVAVGWEKGAKEPWLILSDEWTDETTLADYGKRFAIEEGFLDHKSNGFQWASSRLRQAEVLDRLCFVMAVATWIVTCQGTAVVAEGQRRTVDPHWCRGLSYARIGWNWIHHALACGKALIDRLWLPSADDPAPVPTASDRSRWMEELPWQYTFCIPDSTT; from the coding sequence ATGAACAACCCTTCCACACGGATGTACGTTACGGTAACCCAGGTTTTGAAACAAGCGCCGTGGCGAGATATGCGACATCTTTCGACGGTCGCTTGGATGATCGCAGGATTGTTGTTGAGTGGGGGCATCGGTTTGAGCCGGTGGGTGGTGTATGTGGACAGCCGCGCCCGCTATGCCCAAAGCATTGAGCGGCGATTCCGGCGTTGGTTGAGTAACGGACGGATCGATGTGAATGAGGTGTATGCGGGGCTGTTGAAAGGGTGGTTACCGACGGGCGAGGAACGCCGCGTATACGTGGCCTTGGATACGACGATGCTATGGAATAGTTTCTGTGTGATTCAAGTGGCGTTGGTGTATCGGGGTCGGGCGATTCCGGTGGCCTGGAAGGTGAAACGGCAACCCAGTGCCAGCGTGGCCTTTCAGGTCTACCGCTCGGTTCTGGCGCAAAGTGTCTCCCGCCTGAAAGGTTTTGAGGTGATTTTGCTGGCCGATCGTGGATTTTGTCATCTGCAGTTGGTGCGCTGGATCAAACGGACACCGGATTGGCACTGCCGGATTCGGATGAAGCGCAATACGCCGGCTTGGCGATGGAGCGGCGCTGGTTACCGCCCGCTGAAGTGGTGCGTGGATGCCGGCCAGGTGCGTTATTACCACACTGTTTATCTCTGGAAGGTGCATGAAGCGGTGAACGTGGCCGTGGGTTGGGAAAAAGGCGCCAAGGAACCCTGGCTGATCCTGAGCGATGAATGGACCGATGAAACGACCCTCGCCGATTACGGCAAGCGTTTTGCCATCGAGGAAGGGTTTCTGGACCATAAATCCAATGGGTTTCAATGGGCGTCTTCCCGGCTTCGGCAAGCCGAGGTCTTGGATCGGCTGTGCTTTGTGATGGCGGTGGCCACCTGGATCGTGACCTGTCAGGGGACGGCAGTGGTAGCCGAGGGGCAGCGTAGAACCGTCGATCCGCATTGGTGTCGGGGCTTGAGCTATGCCCGTATCGGCTGGAACTGGATCCACCATGCCCTGGCTTGCGGGAAGGCGCTTATCGATCGGTTGTGGTTGCCTTCCGCCGACGACCCCGCTCCCGTGCCTACGGCCTCGGATCGTTCGCGCTGGATGGAGGAATTACCTTGGCAATATACCTTTTGTATCCCTGACTCCACTACATGA
- a CDS encoding 3-deoxy-7-phosphoheptulonate synthase, whose product MALTVILRAIGAMILILTPDIDIAGDDYRRLMDHLSHLPNIKTRIHQEIGTQQTLTEVYLVGDTAALAVAAMEQLPGVDRVVRVSEEYRILGRHRDDKRATYFDYNGVRFGQDNLHVFAGLCAVNSPEHVEAMMKALKDNGQVCTRMGAYKPRTSPYSFQGYGKACLPYVFELAGKYGIRVIAMEVTHEAHVAEIHEALEQTGHPTGVMLQIGTRNTQNFELLKSVGRQREFPVLFKRGFGITLEESLNAAEYLASEGNRKVVFGLRGMKTNMGDPHRNFVDFAHVPVVKRLTRMPVCIDPSHSVGSRESDPDGILDVFHVTAQGVIAGANMILVDFHPDPSHALVDGPQALLLEELPLFLEDVRIAREAYEKRLALINLL is encoded by the coding sequence ATGGCGCTCACCGTCATCTTGCGAGCGATCGGCGCCATGATACTCATCCTTACCCCAGACATCGACATTGCCGGCGACGATTACCGTCGACTGATGGATCATCTCTCTCATCTGCCCAACATCAAGACCCGGATTCACCAGGAAATCGGCACTCAGCAGACCCTGACCGAGGTCTATCTCGTCGGCGATACCGCGGCGTTGGCAGTGGCGGCGATGGAGCAATTACCCGGCGTCGATCGGGTGGTGCGGGTCTCCGAGGAGTACCGGATCCTCGGCCGCCACCGGGACGATAAGCGTGCCACCTACTTCGACTACAACGGGGTGCGCTTCGGCCAGGACAATCTCCACGTCTTCGCGGGACTGTGCGCCGTGAACAGCCCCGAACACGTGGAAGCGATGATGAAGGCGCTCAAGGACAACGGCCAGGTATGCACGCGGATGGGCGCCTACAAACCCAGGACCAGTCCTTATTCATTTCAAGGGTACGGCAAGGCCTGCCTGCCTTATGTCTTCGAATTGGCGGGCAAATACGGTATCCGCGTGATCGCCATGGAGGTGACCCACGAGGCGCACGTGGCGGAGATCCACGAGGCGCTCGAGCAAACCGGTCATCCCACCGGGGTGATGCTGCAGATCGGCACCCGCAACACCCAGAACTTCGAGCTTTTGAAGAGCGTCGGTCGCCAGCGGGAATTTCCGGTGCTGTTCAAACGCGGTTTCGGGATCACCCTGGAGGAATCGCTCAACGCCGCCGAATATCTCGCCAGCGAAGGCAATCGCAAGGTGGTTTTCGGGCTCCGCGGGATGAAGACCAACATGGGTGATCCGCACCGGAATTTCGTCGACTTCGCCCATGTCCCCGTGGTCAAGCGCCTCACGCGCATGCCGGTGTGCATCGATCCGTCCCATTCGGTGGGCTCGCGGGAGAGCGATCCCGACGGGATTCTCGATGTTTTCCACGTCACCGCGCAGGGAGTGATCGCCGGTGCCAACATGATCCTGGTGGATTTCCACCCCGATCCCTCTCATGCATTGGTGGACGGACCGCAGGCCCTTCTGCTGGAAGAGCTTCCCTTATTCCTGGAAGACGTCCGAATCGCCCGCGAAGCCTACGAAAAGCGCCTTGCTCTGATAAACCTTCTGTGA
- a CDS encoding IS630 family transposase, translating into MTQAQAGAIELAYVDEAGFAPQPPNRSAWTAKGETHAVAPKRAKRLNVIGALLSSGRLFMTKLWWNVSGLYFFAFLMALVERVKKPLVVILDNASIHTAKSLQPYWELLEEKGLRFYFLPPYSPELNRIEMLWRKMKYEWLPFKTFTPEELEQAIGEIGAGFGSEYMLTF; encoded by the coding sequence ATGACCCAGGCCCAGGCGGGTGCAATCGAACTGGCTTACGTGGACGAGGCGGGTTTTGCGCCGCAACCGCCGAACCGCTCGGCGTGGACGGCGAAAGGCGAGACGCACGCCGTTGCACCCAAGCGGGCAAAGCGTCTGAACGTGATCGGCGCGTTACTGTCGTCGGGCAGACTGTTTATGACCAAACTGTGGTGGAACGTCAGCGGACTGTACTTTTTTGCCTTCCTGATGGCGCTCGTGGAGCGTGTCAAGAAGCCGTTGGTGGTGATTTTGGATAACGCCTCGATCCATACCGCCAAGTCCTTGCAGCCATATTGGGAACTGCTGGAAGAAAAAGGGTTGCGTTTCTACTTCCTGCCCCCTTATAGCCCGGAGTTGAACCGCATCGAAATGTTATGGCGTAAGATGAAATACGAATGGCTCCCGTTCAAGACGTTCACGCCGGAAGAACTCGAACAGGCAATCGGTGAAATCGGGGCCGGTTTTGGCTCGGAATACATGCTGACTTTCTGA
- a CDS encoding phage terminase large subunit family protein, with amino-acid sequence MKERPGGLYQNLGHVIGYHSHQDPCSMLIVQPTVAGLSRVEDSFQKSSPGYFVLTCPDCGLEHVRGFETAEIKQPRIEAEIGGWGVGEEAWSIDHLILPGDLVLGPVLAGPCGSPPCFAKAARWFPTSSLGETL; translated from the coding sequence ATGAAAGAGCGCCCGGGTGGGCTATACCAAAACCTCGGCCATGTGATCGGCTACCACAGCCACCAGGACCCGTGTTCCATGCTGATCGTCCAGCCCACCGTGGCCGGACTCTCCCGGGTGGAGGACAGCTTTCAGAAATCCAGCCCGGGCTATTTCGTCCTGACGTGCCCCGACTGCGGTCTCGAGCACGTCCGCGGCTTCGAAACGGCGGAGATCAAGCAGCCCCGGATCGAGGCCGAAATCGGCGGCTGGGGCGTCGGCGAGGAAGCCTGGTCCATCGATCACCTCATCCTGCCGGGCGACCTGGTCCTAGGCCCGGTCTTGGCAGGCCCGTGCGGTTCGCCTCCCTGTTTTGCCAAGGCAGCGAGGTGGTTCCCAACTTCAAGCCTAGGAGAAACGTTATGA
- a CDS encoding BRO-N domain-containing protein, with product MNARLPSTLTFEGTDLTIIDRDGKPWIAAADLARALGYSETRKVTRLYSRHPDEFSKDMTQVIDASLAPKMGIRIFSPRGCHLIAMLSRTNRAKTFRKWVLDVLESLANQPPKPLPKLPPQTEPDLGSKTRQEIDRRAQELSVEAFQRARDALEDLARQWKQLQPHISDGGLAEFIQARDLRRENYLVVRSLAFYGMTEKMARLGPLVKEIQEAIHELEEETGVKCYSH from the coding sequence ATGAATGCACGCCTTCCTTCCACCCTTACTTTTGAGGGTACCGACCTTACTATCATCGACCGAGACGGGAAGCCATGGATCGCTGCCGCAGATCTAGCCCGAGCGTTGGGATACTCGGAAACCAGAAAAGTCACTCGCTTGTATTCCCGTCATCCCGACGAATTCAGCAAGGATATGACGCAAGTCATTGATGCATCATTGGCGCCCAAAATGGGCATTCGCATCTTCTCCCCCCGAGGCTGTCACCTCATCGCCATGCTCTCCCGAACCAACCGAGCCAAGACATTTCGCAAATGGGTCCTCGATGTACTGGAAAGCTTGGCGAACCAACCGCCCAAGCCTCTCCCTAAACTGCCACCCCAAACCGAACCCGACCTCGGCTCCAAGACCCGCCAAGAGATCGACCGCCGCGCCCAGGAATTGTCCGTCGAAGCGTTCCAGCGTGCCCGCGACGCCCTGGAGGACCTGGCCCGACAATGGAAGCAGCTTCAACCGCACATTTCGGACGGCGGGCTAGCCGAATTCATCCAGGCGCGCGATCTTCGCCGCGAAAATTATCTGGTGGTCCGCAGCCTTGCGTTCTATGGCATGACCGAAAAAATGGCCAGGCTGGGTCCTTTGGTGAAGGAGATTCAGGAGGCCATCCATGAGTTGGAGGAGGAGACCGGTGTGAAATGCTATAGCCATTGA
- a CDS encoding 2-hydroxyacid dehydrogenase: protein MKIALFSTKPFDRRFFERANGKGRHEIHFLESRLSPETVALARGYPCICVFVNDQLDAEVISRLESGGTRFIALRCAGFNNVDLHALARAKLKLVHVPAYSPHAVAEHAAALVLGLNRHLPRAYNRVREGNFSLSGLEGFNLFGKTVGVIGTGRIGATFARIMKHGFGCRVIAFDPYINEECREMGVEYLSLHELYAVSDVISVHCPLNPKTHHLINGEAVARMKRGVMLINTSRGAVIDTLAVIEGLKSGRVGSLGIDVYEQEGDLFFEDLSDQVIQDDVFERLITFPNVLVTGHQGFFTEEALTAIAEETLDNISRLEAGGKCENEIVPERVLARNR, encoded by the coding sequence ATGAAAATCGCATTATTCTCCACCAAGCCTTTCGACCGTCGTTTTTTCGAGCGGGCCAATGGAAAGGGAAGGCACGAGATCCATTTTCTGGAATCCCGCCTCAGCCCGGAGACGGTGGCGCTTGCGCGAGGTTATCCCTGTATCTGCGTGTTCGTTAACGACCAGTTGGATGCCGAGGTGATTTCCCGACTGGAAAGCGGCGGCACCCGCTTCATTGCCCTCCGCTGTGCCGGCTTCAACAACGTGGATCTTCACGCGCTCGCCCGAGCGAAGCTGAAGCTCGTGCATGTGCCGGCTTATTCCCCCCATGCCGTCGCCGAACACGCGGCGGCCCTGGTTCTGGGGCTCAATCGCCATCTTCCGAGGGCGTACAACCGGGTGCGGGAGGGCAACTTCTCCCTGAGCGGCCTGGAAGGCTTCAACCTGTTCGGCAAGACGGTGGGCGTGATCGGCACCGGTCGGATCGGGGCAACCTTCGCGCGCATCATGAAACACGGTTTCGGCTGCCGAGTGATCGCCTTTGATCCCTATATTAACGAAGAATGTCGGGAGATGGGCGTGGAATATCTCTCTCTTCATGAACTCTATGCAGTCTCGGATGTGATCAGCGTGCATTGTCCTCTGAATCCGAAAACCCACCACCTGATCAACGGCGAAGCCGTGGCGCGGATGAAGCGCGGAGTGATGCTGATCAACACCAGCCGGGGGGCGGTGATCGACACCCTGGCGGTAATCGAAGGGCTCAAGTCGGGCCGGGTGGGATCATTGGGGATCGATGTCTATGAACAGGAAGGCGACCTGTTTTTCGAGGATCTCTCCGACCAGGTCATTCAGGACGACGTCTTCGAGCGCCTGATCACCTTCCCCAACGTCCTGGTCACCGGCCATCAGGGGTTCTTTACCGAGGAGGCCCTGACCGCCATTGCCGAGGAGACGCTGGACAATATCAGCCGTCTGGAAGCCGGCGGGAAGTGCGAGAACGAGATCGTTCCCGAGCGCGTGCTGGCGAGGAACCGCTAA
- a CDS encoding IS1634 family transposase — MYVRVSNSGGRKYLRLVESYRDENGRVRQRHIAQLGRLDELDEGQINGLIQSLRRFSGTEVPEAHEGISPQFERALEVGPTWLLTELWETLGLGPMLRQALRSGRRRFDGEAAVRLMVFNRLCDPESKLGLLRWLEQVVVPGIDGSRISHPHLLRTMDALMAKREAIHKALSRRLLPLLDREVSVVFYDLTTIRIQGGGKVADDLRRYGLSKELKGPARHVLGLVQTADGLPLDFELFEGNVAEVKTLLPMLERCLQQYPIERVIVVADRGLLSLDNVADLEQLTLADGRRLDYILAVPAGRYRDFAECIDGVAFAGESESVREDRLDGRRVVVAHDPERAQIQRERRRRKLDELVALGDRLAQKLDAQDAGQTERGRRASDRGAYSRFARAVHEAHFSRYIHTELDSDRFTFRVNEPALARSERLDGKRVLLTNAWDFQAEDIVARYKALADIERGFRVLKQDIEIAPVYHYKPDRIRAHALICFLALLMHRVMRRRLRQCHAPFSVERALEKLRAIQLHQVQIGYRTFRGLTQMTAEQLDLFKTMEVSQPKIDAL, encoded by the coding sequence ATGTATGTTCGTGTATCCAACTCCGGCGGCCGAAAATATCTACGTCTGGTCGAATCCTATCGGGACGAAAACGGCCGAGTTCGCCAGCGTCACATCGCCCAGCTCGGCCGCTTGGATGAACTGGACGAAGGCCAAATCAACGGGCTGATTCAGAGCCTGCGCCGCTTTAGCGGAACGGAAGTGCCCGAGGCGCACGAAGGGATCTCTCCTCAGTTCGAACGGGCCCTCGAAGTGGGTCCCACTTGGCTCTTGACGGAACTGTGGGAGACCTTGGGGTTGGGGCCGATGCTCCGTCAGGCGTTGCGTTCGGGTCGGCGGCGATTCGACGGCGAGGCGGCGGTGCGGTTGATGGTGTTCAATCGCCTGTGCGATCCGGAGAGCAAGCTGGGCTTGCTGCGTTGGCTGGAACAAGTGGTGGTACCGGGCATCGATGGCTCGCGGATTTCCCATCCGCACTTATTGCGGACGATGGATGCCCTGATGGCCAAGCGGGAAGCCATCCACAAGGCGTTGAGCCGCCGCTTGCTGCCTTTGCTGGATCGGGAAGTCTCGGTGGTCTTTTACGATTTGACCACGATCCGGATTCAGGGCGGGGGTAAAGTGGCAGACGATCTGAGGCGTTACGGCCTGAGCAAGGAACTGAAAGGCCCCGCCCGCCACGTGTTGGGGCTGGTCCAGACCGCCGACGGCTTGCCGCTCGATTTCGAGCTGTTCGAGGGCAACGTCGCCGAAGTCAAAACCCTGTTGCCGATGCTCGAGCGTTGCCTTCAGCAATACCCCATCGAACGGGTGATCGTGGTGGCCGACCGGGGACTGCTGAGCTTGGATAACGTGGCCGACCTGGAACAACTGACCCTGGCCGATGGCCGCCGGCTCGACTATATTCTGGCGGTGCCCGCCGGTCGTTACCGGGATTTTGCCGAGTGCATCGATGGGGTGGCCTTTGCCGGGGAAAGCGAAAGCGTGCGCGAGGATCGACTCGACGGCCGCCGGGTCGTGGTCGCCCACGATCCGGAAAGGGCCCAAATCCAACGGGAACGGCGACGCCGCAAACTCGATGAATTAGTCGCCTTGGGGGATCGGTTGGCCCAAAAGCTCGACGCCCAGGATGCCGGTCAGACCGAACGCGGCCGCCGGGCGAGCGATCGGGGCGCCTATAGCCGCTTCGCTCGGGCCGTCCATGAGGCCCACTTCAGCCGCTATATCCATACCGAACTCGACAGCGACCGGTTCACCTTCCGCGTCAACGAACCGGCATTGGCGCGATCGGAAAGGCTCGACGGCAAGCGGGTGCTGCTCACCAACGCCTGGGACTTCCAGGCCGAAGACATCGTCGCCCGTTACAAAGCCCTGGCGGACATCGAGCGTGGCTTCCGGGTGCTCAAGCAGGACATCGAAATCGCTCCGGTCTATCACTACAAACCGGACCGGATCCGCGCCCATGCCCTGATTTGTTTCCTGGCGCTACTGATGCACCGGGTTATGCGCCGCCGCCTCAGGCAATGCCACGCGCCTTTCAGCGTCGAGCGCGCCCTGGAAAAACTGCGGGCCATTCAGCTGCATCAAGTCCAGATCGGCTACCGGACATTCCGAGGCCTGACCCAAATGACCGCCGAACAACTCGATCTGTTCAAAACCATGGAGGTCTCTCAACCCAAGATCGACGCCTTGTAG
- a CDS encoding transposase, translating into MSLAGWVLVLTHLPPELLPTETLGELYRLRWQVELYIKRLKSLLAWDRLRARQGSELARVYLYGKLLYTLVLEQLAGQRFGRQWTCLDRPRQGTGWRLWQLLKQAIDTAIQAPWHWQTQNYDPCRKVMMERPRKRALQTLPGPVIELLAHCRKQGLSNA; encoded by the coding sequence TTGTCCCTGGCCGGTTGGGTGCTGGTACTGACCCATCTGCCGCCGGAACTGCTCCCTACCGAAACCCTCGGCGAATTGTACCGGCTGCGCTGGCAGGTGGAACTGTATATCAAGCGCCTGAAAAGCCTGTTGGCGTGGGATCGGCTGCGGGCTCGACAGGGAAGCGAACTGGCCCGGGTGTATTTGTACGGCAAACTGCTCTATACCCTGGTGTTGGAACAATTGGCCGGCCAACGCTTTGGCCGGCAATGGACCTGTCTGGACCGGCCGCGCCAGGGAACCGGGTGGCGCCTGTGGCAACTGCTCAAACAAGCGATCGATACGGCCATTCAGGCGCCGTGGCATTGGCAAACGCAAAACTACGATCCGTGCCGGAAAGTCATGATGGAGCGACCACGGAAAAGGGCATTGCAGACGCTTCCGGGGCCGGTGATCGAATTATTGGCGCATTGCAGGAAACAAGGATTGAGCAATGCCTAA
- a CDS encoding Fic family protein, which yields MNFNLRLVSPSFDSPLTDTLIELNHLRKLRLQGTTAPWIFFQLKNIFHILESVGSARIEGNRTTISEYIERKIENKERSSERFSEIANVEAAMDFIEKNIDEGSDITHHFVRELHRLVVSNLTREGDKTPGAYRTWNVEITESSHIPPEHFQVQSYMDELLEFVNKKDPDKYDLLKTAIAHHRFTWIHPFGNGNGRVVRLLTYVLLIKYGFNVKDGKILNPTAVFCNDRDFYYERLSEADTGTDEALLKWCEYVLTGILQEVTKVNNLLDFDILYKKILVPTLNLAIDRGYINKDEAKVLSVGIKKQYFKAGELDDALEGLTTRQRTHLIKKMKDSGFIRPLKENGRTYYVSFMNNFLMRSLIQILEKENFIPPINQ from the coding sequence ATGAATTTTAATCTCAGACTTGTGAGTCCTAGCTTTGATTCTCCCCTTACAGACACGTTGATAGAGCTGAATCATTTGAGAAAGCTACGCCTGCAGGGGACGACTGCGCCTTGGATCTTTTTTCAGCTCAAGAACATTTTCCATATTCTTGAAAGCGTAGGGTCTGCGAGGATAGAGGGGAATAGGACTACGATTTCTGAGTACATCGAGAGAAAAATCGAGAATAAAGAACGCTCAAGTGAAAGATTTTCCGAAATTGCAAACGTTGAAGCAGCAATGGATTTTATTGAGAAGAATATTGATGAAGGCTCTGATATTACTCACCATTTTGTCCGAGAACTTCACCGCTTAGTAGTCAGCAACTTAACTCGAGAAGGGGACAAAACCCCTGGAGCTTATCGTACTTGGAACGTAGAGATTACAGAATCCTCACACATACCACCTGAGCACTTTCAAGTTCAATCCTACATGGATGAGTTGTTGGAGTTTGTGAACAAAAAAGATCCGGACAAGTATGATCTTCTTAAAACCGCGATCGCTCATCACCGGTTTACCTGGATTCATCCTTTCGGTAATGGAAATGGGCGAGTCGTCAGGTTGCTCACTTATGTATTGCTGATAAAATATGGGTTTAACGTAAAGGATGGCAAGATACTTAATCCGACAGCTGTCTTTTGTAACGATAGAGATTTCTATTACGAAAGACTATCTGAGGCGGATACAGGTACTGATGAAGCGCTACTTAAGTGGTGTGAATACGTTCTTACAGGGATTCTCCAGGAGGTTACTAAAGTAAATAACCTTCTGGACTTTGACATCTTATATAAAAAAATATTAGTTCCAACGCTTAATTTGGCGATTGATCGCGGTTATATCAATAAAGATGAGGCTAAAGTTCTAAGTGTAGGGATAAAGAAACAGTATTTTAAAGCTGGTGAGCTGGATGATGCCTTGGAAGGGCTAACCACTAGGCAGCGCACACATCTAATAAAAAAAATGAAAGATTCTGGTTTTATCAGGCCGCTCAAAGAAAATGGACGAACATATTATGTGAGCTTTATGAATAATTTCCTCATGAGAAGCCTGATTCAGATTCTGGAGAAAGAAAACTTTATTCCACCAATCAATCAATAG
- a CDS encoding AbiJ-NTD4 domain-containing protein: protein MTFSKRMGIVERSTLLQRDSMNAELRNSLWNVLDEVVWSSSDFMYYQHGEEAIYGFSKVLWFHYFKRPIDERLNRLGYILKEIRAYLSCPG, encoded by the coding sequence ATGACATTCAGTAAGCGAATGGGCATCGTTGAACGGAGCACGCTGTTGCAGCGTGATTCGATGAATGCCGAACTTCGTAACTCACTCTGGAATGTGCTGGATGAGGTGGTTTGGAGTTCATCTGACTTTATGTATTACCAACATGGCGAGGAAGCGATTTATGGTTTTAGTAAGGTGCTTTGGTTTCATTATTTTAAGCGCCCTATCGATGAGCGCCTCAATCGCTTGGGTTATATCTTGAAGGAGATTCGCGCTTACTTGTCGTGTCCCGGATGA
- a CDS encoding helix-turn-helix domain-containing protein, which produces MGVKAIELSEGERETLRAIIKKGVDWRERDRAETILALSEGRTVAEVAETQGVKPETVRVRRRKWLKRGFASLPDRQRSGAPSKLTDEHRVQLRCWVEAEPLTARVLLTRLEREFGVKIGATTLRNELKRLGYVWKRTRYCLKKSVMKDVLSKPSGISPN; this is translated from the coding sequence ATGGGCGTGAAAGCGATAGAATTGAGCGAAGGCGAGCGGGAAACGCTGCGGGCGATTATCAAAAAAGGCGTGGATTGGCGGGAGCGTGACCGAGCGGAAACGATCTTGGCCTTGTCGGAGGGGCGGACGGTGGCGGAGGTTGCGGAAACGCAAGGGGTGAAGCCGGAAACGGTGCGGGTGCGGCGGCGGAAATGGCTGAAAAGAGGTTTTGCGAGCTTGCCGGACCGGCAACGCAGCGGGGCGCCCAGCAAACTGACGGACGAACACCGCGTGCAGTTGAGGTGCTGGGTCGAGGCGGAGCCGTTGACGGCGCGCGTCCTACTGACGCGGCTGGAGCGGGAATTTGGCGTGAAGATCGGCGCGACGACGCTGCGCAACGAATTGAAGCGCCTGGGCTATGTCTGGAAGCGCACGCGCTACTGTTTAAAAAAAAGCGTGATGAAGGACGTTTTGAGCAAGCCCAGCGGGATATCGCCGAACTGA
- a CDS encoding type II toxin-antitoxin system RelE/ParE family toxin, producing MALLNRVASVEELRVPPGNRLEKLSGDREGQWSIRINNQWRVCFEWRDGHAWNVEIVDYH from the coding sequence CTGGCGCTTCTGAATCGGGTTGCTTCCGTGGAAGAATTGCGTGTTCCCCCCGGCAACCGGCTGGAAAAACTTTCCGGCGACCGGGAGGGTCAATGGAGTATCCGCATCAACAATCAATGGCGCGTTTGCTTCGAGTGGCGGGACGGCCATGCCTGGAATGTCGAGATTGTGGATTACCATTGA